The Hominilimicola fabiformis DNA segment TGAAGAATATGGTGGATATGACACCATTGTAAGTGCAAGTGCTTATGTAAATACAGAAAATCTATATGGATATATTCAGGAATTACGCAAGTGGAATAGTGTTATAAAATTAGCAAAACGTGGCTGCCCTGTGAGAGATAGATTAAGTGATTATTGTGATATGGCGGCTGAGGAAATCTATAATGAATGGGAGGCTTTTATTAATGATATATTTGTAAATATAGATTGCGATGTAAAAAGTTATGATATATGCGATGGTATTTATGATTTAATCGAAGAACTTGATGAGGGGCTGGCGATCGGGCTTCCATATCATAATATGGATATGATTACAAAAGAAACAGGTGGGCAGTACTTAGGTTCTATTACATTAGTTGGGGGATTAAGCAATGTAGGAAAGTCTACATTTGCTAGAAACGCTACAGTCCCAACTGCAATAAAAGAAAAAGAACGTGTTGTTGCAATGATTAACGAAGATAACTTAAAAAAGTGGCAAAGAGAACTTCTTATATTTGTTGCAAATAACATAATTAAAGAGGATTTACAAAAGCATATCGTCAGAGATGGACATTATCAAGACGACACAAAGGAATTGCTCTATAAAGCCGCTGATTGGATTAAAGAACAAACACAAAATCATATACTTACAATTGTTCCTTTTAAACAATATAAGACAAAGAATGCAATTAAAATTATAAAAAAATATTCGAGTATGGGTGTAAAATACTTTATTCTTGATACATTTAAAATGGATGCTGGTGATGTAAGCGACAAATCTTGGCTTGAAATGCAACAGAACATGGTTGAAATTAATGATGTAATTAAACCCGAATCGAAGAATTTACATATTCTTATTACATTCCAATTAGCAAAAGGAAGTGTAAAACAAAGATACTATACTCAAGATAATATTGGAATGTCAAAGAATATTATCGATCCCGCTTCGACTTGTATTATGATTCGTGATTTATATGATGATGAATATACTGGCGAAAAAAGAGAATTAAAAGTATATAGGCTTGAAGGGAAAAACGGCAAAACGAAAATTCCAGTTAAGTTAGACAAGGACAAACATTATCAAATTGCTTTTATTATTAAAAATAGAGAAGGCTCTGCTAATAGATATCAAGTAGTATTTTCGCATGATATGTCAAGAAATATTATGCATGAAATTGGTATCACAAATGTGCCTGTTGATTTTTAAGGTGGTGAGTATTATATGACCGTTTTGGAGTTAAAAAAATATATTTTCCAAAAAGGTAAAATTGAATTTATTTTAAATGAGATTGGGTGCGGTCATATATTATACCACCCAGCCAAAGAATATTATAGTTGTTCAAATTGTGATGGCGATAATAAAACGGCTATCAATATAAAAAATAATGAATATTTAGGCTGCAAAAATTATACAAGAGAAAAGTATTTTGACGATAATTCGGATTTGCTCACTCTTGTACAGTATAATAAAAGCCTAAAAGATAAAAAATTTTCTTTTTTTGATACGATTAAATATTTGCATAAAATATTAGGACTTCCATTAACTTTAAAAAAAGAAAATAAAGAAGAGAAAAAAAATGATCCCCTATATATATTTAAAAAGGTTAAACTACGAAAAAAAAGACAAAATGTGCTTGATTTCAATATATTAAACGAAAGCAAATTGCATGATTTTGTTCCGTATATTCATATTGATTTATTTAGAGAAGGAATAATGCCATGGACTATCAAAAAATTCGGGCTTGCATATAGTTATAGATATAAACGAAATGTAATTCCATTAAGATATTGGTTAACTGGTGAGTTGCTTGGATTTAATATGAGGACATCAATTGAGAATTACGAATTATTTGATATAAAAAAATATTATATAACACCAGGATATCCAAAACAAATGAACCTTTTTGGCTTATGGGAGAACAAAGATAGTATCCAAGAAAAAGGGCATGTGGTCGTTTTCGAAGCGGAAAAATCAGTTTTAAAAAGAGATAGCTTAAATGATCCGACCGGTGTTGCAGTTAGTGGTCATGAGATATCAGATGAACAAGCCAAAATACTTATTGGATTGAATTGCGAAATTATAATAGCATTCGATAAGGATATAAGTATTGAACATATTCGATATTGTTGTGAAAAGTTTTATGGGATAAGAAAAGTATCTTATATATGGGACAAATATGATTTGTTAGACAAGAAGGATAGTCCTGCGGATGCTATCAATAAAATATATGAGTATTTATTTGAATATAGAATTCTTTATGACGAATATGAACATAAAAAACATATAAAAAATTTAAAAAAGGTTGGTGCTTGATGGGAAGAAAGACGAAAGAAGAATTAAAAGAAATAACAAAGAAATATAATGTAAATCGTTTGTGGAGTTGGAGTAAATTTAATACTTATCATAATAGTCCATATGAGTATTATTTAAAATATATAATCAAGAAACCAGAAGATAGACAAGATTGTATTTATACAACAACCGGTGGTATGGCTCATGACATTATGGAGAGTTTATACACGGGTAAAATTGAATATGAAAATATGGATTCAGATTTTGAAGATGCATGGATTACTGCTAATATTGCAGAATTAAAGTTCGATAGAAATGACTCTGGAAAAAATAAGAAAATATCTGATAAGTATTATAAAAATCTTAAACACTTCTTTAATCATCATATTATGATTCCTCACAAAATGCAAATTGAGCAATTTATTACTGCATTAGTTGGCAAAAATGTCTTTCAAGGATATATAGATGCATGTTATAAAGATAAAGACGGCAATTACAATATTTTAGATTGGAAAACTAGTAGTATTTATAAAGGCGAAAAGGCACTTAATGAATGTGGGCAATTGGTTGTATATGCTATTGGATTACATCAAATGGGTGTGCCGTTTGAGAAAATAAAAATCTGTTGGGACTTTTTAAAATATGTAAAAGTAGATTGTAAACAGGCTAATGGCAAATGGACAACAAGAGAAATCGAAAGATGTGAGATTGGTTCAAAATTACAATCAAGTGCAAAAATGTGGTTAAAAAAATGTGGTTATGAAGATAAACTTATAGAATATCTTGATATGTTGGCACAGACAAATGATATTAACTGTTTGCCTCAAGATGTACAAGCAAATTTTGTATTTCATGATTGTATAGTTTATGTTGATTTAACACAAGACTTAATTGATAGGTGGACGGCAGATATAATAAATACAATTGATAAGATTGAAAATATGGAGAATAAATATTATGAAAGTCATGATGAAATGATTTTTTACGACTCTCCTGAGCAGGTAGCAAAGCAAAGTTATTATTTTTCAACATTATGTGCATATTCGCCAAAACTCCATAAGCCATATAAATTATATTTAGATAAACTAGAATCTAAGAAAAATGGGGGAAGTTTTTTCGATGGTTTAGGAACAGATGTAAAAAGAGAAAAGTTGTCAATAGAGAATAATACAGTTGAAAAAGAAGATTTGTCTTGGTTGGAGCAACTGTAGAAGGAGATGAGAACAATATCGAATAAGAATTACACAATATATCATTTACATAGCGATTTGTCAAATGGTGTAACAAATATTGATAGCGTAACTAAATATTATGAATATATCGAAGCAGCAAAAAAATGTGGTATGAAAGCAATGGGGTTTGCTGAACACGGTTCAATACTTGAATGGGTACATAAAAAAAACAAAATAGAAGAAAACGGAATGAAATATATTCATGCAGAAGAATTTTATGTAACTGAAAAATTGTATTTTGAACCAGAAATACCAAATGAAATGTATGAATCTACGGTAGATACTGATGAGAAAGAAATGCAAGTCAAAATTAAAAAATATATTGAAGATAATAGAACTCAAAAGAGAGATAATTATCATGTGGTTTTGATTGCTAAAAATTATGATGGTGTAATTGAATTAAATCACCTATCATCAAAAGCCTTTCAAAGAGATGGACATTTTTATTACAATCCACGAATTTCATTTGATGAGTTAGTGTCTACTTCTAATAATATTATTATATGTACTGCTTGTATCGGAGGCATCTTGGCTAGTGGCACACCTAAAATTAAAGAGGCATTTTTGAAGTTTCTTATTGAAAATAAGGATAGATGCTATCTTGAAATACAGCATCACAATGATGATATGCAAATAAAATATAATCAATTTTTAAATGTGATTTCTCAAAAATACGACATTCCACTAATTGCAGGCACAGATACACATGCTTTAAATGATAATCATTTACGAGGTAGAGCAATTATGCAGAAGTCTAAAGGTGTTAATTTTGATTCGGAAAGTAATTGGGATTTGACTTTTAAAACCTATGATGAATTAGTGTCTGCATATGAAAAACAAGATGCACTATCAAAAAATGTCTATCTAACAGCAATTGAAAATACAAATGTTATGGCTGATAGTATTGAAGAATTTTCATTAGATTATTCTAAAAAATATCCTAAATTATACAACGATTCAATGGCAGTATTTAAGCAAAAAATTTTAGAAGGCATAAAGCAACGTGGGGTTGATAAATATAAAAATTTTCAGCAATATAAAGATAAAATTATATATGAACTTGAAACGTATAAACATAATGATGCTATTGACTTTATGCTATTAGAAGAAGATTACAAGCGAGAACTTAGAAAACAAGGTGTTCATTATGGATATTCAAGAGGTTCAGTTTCGGGAAGTATTATAGCATACCTTTTGGGAATTACTGATGTAGATAGTATTAAATATAACTTGAATTTTGAGCGTTTTATGAATAAAGAACGTATAAGTCTTGCTGACGTTGATTCTGATTGGTTTAGCGAAGATCGATGGAAAGTTAGAAAATATCTTTTTGAAAAAGATGGCTTATATTGTTGCAATATTGTGACATTTAATACAATTAAAATGCGTGGCGCAATTAAAGACGTTGGCAGAGCTTTAGGAATGACACTCCAAGAAACGCAAGAATTGTGTAATTTAGTACAAGAAGATGAAAACAAAAAGGAATTTGTTGAAGATAAGATTAGAGAAAAACATAAGCAGTTATTCGAATATGTTGATATAGTCACTGGAACTATCACTTCTTTGGGTAGACATGCAGCGGGACTTGTGGTTTCTCCACATGAAGTGGACAAGGCATTTGGAACATTATATATTTCTTCTGACGATAAACCTATTTCACAAATAAATATGAAAGAAATTGATTCGCTTAATTATGTTAAATTAGACGTGTTGGGTTTGGACTGTGTGGGACTTATAGATAGGACTTGCAAGGCAGCAAATATTCCATTTTTAACACCTGACAATCTTGATTTTAATGACAAGGCTGTATGGGATGATATTTCGAAAGACACGACTCTTATTTTTCAATTTGAGTCAGATTTTGCAGGTTCGTACCTTAGAGATATTCTTCGAGAATCTACAATTAAAAACATAAAAAAGAAGAATCCAAATTTCTCATATATTGACTTGATGAGCATGGCAAATGGTGCTATTAGACCGGCAGGCGAATCGTATCGAACAGAATTATCACAAGGAATTTATAGAGATAATGGACATCCTGCATTAAATGATTTCCTTGCTCCAACATTAGGTTATTTGGTATATCAAGAACAGATTATTGAATTTTTACATAAGTTTTGTGGATTTACAATGGGCGAAGCCGATGTCGTTAGAAGACATTTTAGTAAGAAAACAGGAACAGAGACTGATATCCCTATTATAAAAGATGGAGGATATTTAACTAGTAACAAAACACATTACATTAAAGGCTTTGTGCAAACAATGAAAGAAGAATATGGAGTAGAAAAGGGCGAGGCTGAAAAACTTATCGGAAATTTCTTGCAAGTTATTATTGATGCATCGGATTATTTGTTCTCAAAAAACCATGCTGATCCATACACATTTCTTGGCTTTGCTTGTGCCTATCTTAGACATTATTATACTTTAGAAACTATAACATCTGCTTTAAACATCTATGTATCAGACAAAGAAAAATCATTGAATATAAAAGAATATGCGATATCAAAAGGATATGTAATTGAGCCAATTAAATTCAGAAAATCAAGAGCGGAATATGAATTTGATAAAGAGAATAATAAAATATATCAAGGAATCGCTTCTATCAAATTTTGTAACAGTATTATAGCTGATGAATTATATTCATTAAGAAACAATAAATATAATTCATTTATTGAATTGATTGCGGATATTAAAAGTAAAACATCTGTAAATACTAGACAATTAGAAATATTAACAGGTCTTAATTTCTTCTCTGAGTTTGGCAAAAACAAATATCTTCTTAATGTTATAAATATCTATAATAAATTCTCATCATGTAAACAAATTAACAGATCAAAATTAGAATCTTTGGGAATTTCAGAATTTATTGCAAAAAAATATTCTGAAAAAGAAACACCTTCTTTATTCAAAGGTATTGATAATATAGGATTGATTACAGAATTGTGCAAGAATTTAGAAAATATAGAAATGGGTATTATTGAAATGGTTAAGTTTGAAAAGGAACATCTTGAGATGGTCGTTTATACAAATAAACAAGTTGGAAATGACTATTATATTATTGTAGATTATAAAACCTACAAAGATACGACTAAACCATATTTTACGGCTCGAAAAATAAAGACCGGTAAAGAAGTTCATTCTAGGATTAAACAAAGTAAAATATTTAAGGAAAATCCATTTGGCTTATATTCGGTATTAAAAATAAAAGAATTTATGCCAGAATTTAAAAAGAAGTTTACTGATGGTAAATGGAGTGTAACAGATGAAACCGAAGATGTCTTAACGGAGTATGAGGTGATAAAAAGTTGAAAGAAAAAGAAGACAAGGAAATTATTTTCAAAGGAAGAGTTATAAGACAAACCTATGATGGTGGCGACTATAAAATTTATGCACTAGATGTTGATAAAGAAATTTACCCAGAAATTAAATTTACAAAGTACGGAAACGCAACAATAACAGGAGAAATGCATGAATTAGGAATTGGTATAGAATATGAAATCAAAGCAATCGAACAGAATACAAAATATGGATATAGTTATAAAGTTCTTAATATAAGAAGAGACAAGCCAAAATCAGCTTCAGATATGTATATATTTTTAGAGGAGATACTCACTTTGAAACAGACAAACACATTATATGAAATTTACCCTGATATTGTTGACAGGGTAATGAACGACCGCCTTGAAGATATAGACTTAAATAAATTGCCTGGTATTAAAGAGTACACATTCAATATTATTAAAGAAAAAATTATTGAGAATTTTTGCTTGGCTGAGTTAGTAATTGAGTTTCAAGGCTTATTAAGTCTTTCCATGTTAAAGAAATTATATGAGAAATATACTTCTGTTAATATGATAAAGAAAAAACTTCGTGAAGACCCATATAAATGTTTGTGTGGATTGGCAAAGGTTGGGTTTACAACTGCCGACGGAATTCTATTAGAACTTGAAAAAATATCAAAAGAGAATAAAAAAAATAATAAAGATATTATTATTGAATTTGATACAGATTTAAAAACCAGCAAGCATAGATGTTTGTCGTGTATGTTGTATCTTTTAGAAAAAAATGAAGAAGAAGGACATACATTGATGTCAATTAATGATTTAAGAAATCAATGTATGAAAATGGTTCCGGCATGCTCTAATCATTTTGTTGAATGTATGAAACATGAAAGTATTTATTACAATAAAGATTCCATGGCTGTATCATTGAAGTCTACATATGAAATAGAAAAATATATAGCAGAGAATATAATGTTAGGATTGATTAATCTACATCATCAATGGGACTTTAATTGTGCAAAATATTATATTGTAAATGGTTGTGAATTGTCAGATGAACAATTAGAGATTGTAAAAAATATTTGTAGATATAACATATGCATTCTTAATGGTGCAGGCGGTACAGGAAAATCATTTTGTACACAAGCAGTCATTAATATGCTTAAAGACAATAATAAATCATTTAAATTATTTTCACCAACTGGCAAAGCTGCAAAAGTGCTGTCAGATTACACGCAAGAAAATGCCACAACAATACATAGAGGTTTGGGGTATATGCCACCTAACACTTGGAGTTATAATGAAGAACATAAACTTGATTGTGATGTACTTATTATTGATGAGTTTTCTATGACAGATATTTTCTTGTTTAAAAGAATATTAGATGCAATTGATTTTAGTAGAACAAAATTATTATTGATTGGAGACAATGCCCAATTACCATCAGTATCATGTGGAAACTTATTACATGATTTTATGGAATCACATATTATTCCAACTGTTACATTAACAAAGGTGTTTCGTTATGGCGAAGGCGGGTTAATGAAAGTAGCAACAGATGTCCGTTTTTGTAAACCGTATCTTAATAATGTATGTGAACGATTTACATGGTTTGGCGACAATAAAGATTATGCATTTGTGAACATTGGTAGTGATATTATGGTCAAAAATGCAGTTGCATTATATAGCAAGTTACTTTCTCAAGGTTACAAAGCAGAAGAAATTCAAGTATTAACTGCATACAAAAAAGGTGACATTGGGTCAATCTCGATTAATAATGCCATTCAGAAAGTTGCCAATAAGAATTATGGCTGCGATGAATATATGAAAATTGGAGATACGGTTTATTATAAAGGTGATCTTGTAATTCAAAATGTCAATAATTATCACGCACAATTATATGTAGATGATGAATTCTGCTTAGATGAAGATATGGACGAAACTTTTATTGCAAATGGTGAGACGGGAGTTGTTATAGCAATCAAAAAAGAATATTTGTTGATTGATTTTGACGGCGTAATAGTTAAATATTTTAGAAATGATATGCAAATGGTTGGGCTTGGATATTGTATCACAATTCATAAATCACAAGGCAGTTCTATTAAAGTTGTAATCTTACTTACTCCTCAAGCTCATACATTTATGCTCAATTCGAATCTAATATATGTTGGATTGACAAGAATGAAAGAAAAATGTTTCCATTTAGGTAATGTAGATACGGTGAATTTGGCTGTTAAGAAGAAGGCGAATTTTGCTAGGAATACATTTATGCAAAAATTGCTGAAAGATATATGCAAAAAGATTGGCGAATCATTGACAAATGCTGAAAACAACAAAATAAGAAAGGAAACAGTTCAAACAAATGAATAGTAAGTCAAGTATATTTAATTCAATTTTAGATACGATTGAGTCAGAAGACATTAGAAAGTTCGCAGAAAGATGTATCCAAACAATCCCAGATTATTTCTGGGATGTAGGAGCATCAAGTACGGGAAGATACCATCCTCAATATGCTCTTGGAGATTTAGGATTGGCAAGACATACATGTGCATTGGTCAGATTCTTAAATCACATCTTTGCAGTTAAATGTTTCGGCGAGAATTTTACACAAAGAGAGAAAGATTTAATGAGAGTAGCCGGAATGATGCACGATTCACGAAAGAGTGGAAGTAATGAAGATTTTCAGAAGAATAAATACACAAAATTTAATCATCCATTACTTGCAGGAGATGTTATTCGAAATTTAAAAGGTCATGAGTTGCCTGATAATGAGGTCGAAATGATCGCTACAACCATCGAAAGTCATATGGGTGAATGGAATACTGATAAGAGAAGTTCAACTGTCTTGCCTTTACCAACGAATGAATTTCAAAAAATTCTTCATTTGGTAGACTATTTGGCGAGTAGAAAAGATATTGAAGTTCTGTTTAATGGATATGAGACATCCAATACAACACCATCGCTTGATACATACATATTGACCTTTGGCAAACATAACGGTGAAAAATTGACAGATGTTGCTCACACTGACCCAAGTTATATCTCGTGGGCGAAAGAGAATATAACAAAAGAACCACTTAGAACTCTTTTGACAAAAATATAGGTGGTAATTATGGAATGGTTTAAGAAGTGGCTAACAGATGGATTTACTAAAGTACCGTTGTTGAGTATTAGTGTTAATCTAAAATTCTTCAAAAAATATGGAGCGAAATATTCTTGTACTTGTCGAGTTAATAAGCTATTCAAGAATGATTGGTATATTAAAAGAACAATGGAAGATTTATGTGAATATATAAGAAAAAATTATAATATGGAGGACTTGGAATGAAGAAATTTGAAATAGGTCTATGTATTACAGCGTTAATCATATGTGGTATTGGCATAATTTTGGCAGCAATCGGTGCATTCTTGTCAATTTTGCAGAATGATTGGCTATGGGTGTTGGTTGATATATTACTCATTATATTAAATGGGTTGAATATATATCTCAATTATACAATGATATCAGATGAATTTGGCTGGTAGGAGGAAAATGATAAATATGAATTCTTTGGAGAAATTATTTCCATCAAAAGAACTAATCAAACAAGCTTATTCAAGAAAACTTCGGTACGATATGTGGGATAAGCAATCACCGATATATGTATATAACATTTTTGATAGTACGATTAGGAAAATGTCGAATAAAGGACAAATAAAAGAGATGTTTCTTTATCCTATATTTACATCACCTTGTGTAGCATTTTCGGATAAAAAATCAGCAGAAATATATAAGCAGGTACAAGATACACTTGATACTAAAATTCAAGAAAAGGTCAAAGAAAGTTTTAAGATGGGATATTCTAATTTGGTAGAAGTTAATAAGATAAGAACTGATATAGAACAATGACTTAGGAGGACAATTATATGACTTTGGTAGATATTATGAGAAAGTACAAGATAGATAAAGTCGGTTATGGAATGCAACCCAAGAAAAATATTGATTTTTCAAAAGTCTTTAAAGCAAAGTATATAGATGTTTATGCATTTTACTATGACAATGAAGAATTTCCATACGAATATACATGTATTGATGTTGAAGGAATGGGTTATGGTTGGTTATGGTGTGCCAATAAGATTAGAAGGCATTTTAAATTTTTACAACGTAAAGCGGTAATACAAAAAGCAATGTTTTACATAGATAACATTAAAAATGATTGTAATGTTCTTACTTATGAGCGTGACGGAGCAAATTACTTAGGGTTCATGTATTCGCCGGAACTTTACGTGCAGATACGAACAAGTAATAAAGAATTGCATTATGATTAATAGGAAGGAGAATGTATTAATGGCGGTACATAGAGAAAAAATTAATTTATATAAAACGATAAAAAAGATATTTCCTAAAATCCTCATAAAAGACCTTAATGAAAATGAACGAATTTGTCCAGATTGTCATGGTCTTGGAGTGAAGATTAACACACGTGTTTTCGGAACTGGAGATAGTTTGGAAAGCCACCCTTACAGAACTGAAGCTCTTGCATTGTGTCCACATTGTTTTAATGGTGTGCAAAAAATATGTAAGTATTGCGGTCAACCTTATAAAGGTCATTGTGATTGTGAAGGGCAACTGGCAGAAGACTTAAAAATACAAGAACAGAAGTGGAAACTATACCTAAAGCAAAAGAAGTTGACGAAAGGGATGTAACAACGATGCTCTATTGCGAAGAAAATGAGGAATATTATTCTACAGTCGATGATTTTGCGGAAGATTTTATGTATAACCATAGTGAGCTGTTTGATGCCCTTGGCATAAGACCAACAAGATTATGGGTTGCATCAGAAGAAAAAATTCATATTGATGCAGATGAAATTGTTCTGGACGCTTGTTCCGTATTAGGAGAAGATACCGAATATGTTTGCGATAATGATTCTTTGCAAAAGTTGTTGGATGATTGGTGTGAGGAACAGACGGCAACTACGACATATTATCCTTGCTATAAAGAGTATGTCGTGGTGAATTGGGACAAGTATATAGAGGAAGGGTGATTATATGGAACATATTGTTCAATTTGCAATCAGTATAGATGATGACACAATAAAAAGAAACATTGAAAATAGCGTAGAAAGGCAAGTGACCAGGAAGATAAACAGCGATTGTATGAAGGCACTTGTTGGTAAGAAAAGTATTACAAATTGTGATTATACTCAGAAGTTAAAAGAAATGGTTGATGATAATATTCAAAATTTTCTAGCCGAGAATAAAGATGAAATCATCAAGATTGCAGCCGATAAATTGTCTGAAAAATTATCTAGAACAAAAGCAGTCAAAGAAGCGATAAACAAAAGTATAGAAGAATTTTTATAAGGAGAATAAATACATGTGGTTATTAAAGTTGCATTTTGCATTTTCAATATTGTGTTTGATTACATTTTTTGGAGTTATGATGTTTTCGAAAGATGTTTTAAAACGGAATGGATATGTAGACGAGATTGAAGGTAAGAAAATATTCGATATTATCTTAGGTGTATTCGATCATTTATTTCTCTTATCCTACTAATGTTTGTTCCTATTTTAAACATATCGGGCGTTATCATAATATTTCAAATGATAAGAATGTCAAAAGATGAGTTTATGGACTGGTAACAAGACAAATTTGAAGAATTTAGAAGTCGAAAAAAATGACTAGCGGTTGAATCTGAGATTTCAAAGAGATTTTAATACTATATATAGATAATATTTTAAATATAGATACAATATATAGTGGTTAAAAATGAGTAAAACATGACGGAGGTGCTTATGAAGAATAAAAATGTAAACGCGATACTCGACTTTGTTCGATTTACAGACATAGATGAGTTGAAAGTAGTAAGAAAAGATGGAGGCTATTGTTTGGAAGTAACATTGTTGGGAGAGACGGATACTCATTTTGTCAAAAGTATTGCTACATTGAAACTACCAATGGATATAAAACACAGTTCTCTAACATCAGGTTGTCGAGATAGTCTTTCATTTTTACAAAAAGAACAGCCTACTATGATGATGAATTTGGGATTTGGGTATTTAGAAGTTGAAGATGGAAAATTTGATTTGGAGATTGTAGGAGATAAAAGAAAAGACATGACCTTATCAGAGATAGAAGAAAAACTCGGTTACAAAATCAAACTTGTAAGTGAAAAGTAGGTGGAGTTATGAACCCATACGAAATAACATTTAGAGCCTTATTGGGAGCATTTTTGAAATGTGGAATATGTGTTGAGAGAATAAATGTAGATGAGAATACTGTTTATATTTCTCTTCCCAAAAATTCATATATCCATGGACAAGGTTGCATCAAAAACATTGATGACCAAGCAAAAATAATCAAAAAGCTTCTTATTAATATAGGTATTCTTCCGTCTGACGGAAAAGTGAAATATCGAGGTACAAATTTTTGCTGGACGAAAGAAACTGGCGAT contains these protein-coding regions:
- a CDS encoding PHP domain-containing protein; protein product: MRTISNKNYTIYHLHSDLSNGVTNIDSVTKYYEYIEAAKKCGMKAMGFAEHGSILEWVHKKNKIEENGMKYIHAEEFYVTEKLYFEPEIPNEMYESTVDTDEKEMQVKIKKYIEDNRTQKRDNYHVVLIAKNYDGVIELNHLSSKAFQRDGHFYYNPRISFDELVSTSNNIIICTACIGGILASGTPKIKEAFLKFLIENKDRCYLEIQHHNDDMQIKYNQFLNVISQKYDIPLIAGTDTHALNDNHLRGRAIMQKSKGVNFDSESNWDLTFKTYDELVSAYEKQDALSKNVYLTAIENTNVMADSIEEFSLDYSKKYPKLYNDSMAVFKQKILEGIKQRGVDKYKNFQQYKDKIIYELETYKHNDAIDFMLLEEDYKRELRKQGVHYGYSRGSVSGSIIAYLLGITDVDSIKYNLNFERFMNKERISLADVDSDWFSEDRWKVRKYLFEKDGLYCCNIVTFNTIKMRGAIKDVGRALGMTLQETQELCNLVQEDENKKEFVEDKIREKHKQLFEYVDIVTGTITSLGRHAAGLVVSPHEVDKAFGTLYISSDDKPISQINMKEIDSLNYVKLDVLGLDCVGLIDRTCKAANIPFLTPDNLDFNDKAVWDDISKDTTLIFQFESDFAGSYLRDILRESTIKNIKKKNPNFSYIDLMSMANGAIRPAGESYRTELSQGIYRDNGHPALNDFLAPTLGYLVYQEQIIEFLHKFCGFTMGEADVVRRHFSKKTGTETDIPIIKDGGYLTSNKTHYIKGFVQTMKEEYGVEKGEAEKLIGNFLQVIIDASDYLFSKNHADPYTFLGFACAYLRHYYTLETITSALNIYVSDKEKSLNIKEYAISKGYVIEPIKFRKSRAEYEFDKENNKIYQGIASIKFCNSIIADELYSLRNNKYNSFIELIADIKSKTSVNTRQLEILTGLNFFSEFGKNKYLLNVINIYNKFSSCKQINRSKLESLGISEFIAKKYSEKETPSLFKGIDNIGLITELCKNLENIEMGIIEMVKFEKEHLEMVVYTNKQVGNDYYIIVDYKTYKDTTKPYFTARKIKTGKEVHSRIKQSKIFKENPFGLYSVLKIKEFMPEFKKKFTDGKWSVTDETEDVLTEYEVIKS
- a CDS encoding DnaB-like helicase C-terminal domain-containing protein, which produces MSYGKAARTIATKNVTKGNKITPFEQELIETVKKINEYKEACEANVVSILYKKPDSIFETNLTLEEFHNNIWRVYWTIANDIVKIEKKNALDDITVGLYLEKHPKLRSKYEEYGGYDTIVSASAYVNTENLYGYIQELRKWNSVIKLAKRGCPVRDRLSDYCDMAAEEIYNEWEAFINDIFVNIDCDVKSYDICDGIYDLIEELDEGLAIGLPYHNMDMITKETGGQYLGSITLVGGLSNVGKSTFARNATVPTAIKEKERVVAMINEDNLKKWQRELLIFVANNIIKEDLQKHIVRDGHYQDDTKELLYKAADWIKEQTQNHILTIVPFKQYKTKNAIKIIKKYSSMGVKYFILDTFKMDAGDVSDKSWLEMQQNMVEINDVIKPESKNLHILITFQLAKGSVKQRYYTQDNIGMSKNIIDPASTCIMIRDLYDDEYTGEKRELKVYRLEGKNGKTKIPVKLDKDKHYQIAFIIKNREGSANRYQVVFSHDMSRNIMHEIGITNVPVDF
- a CDS encoding PD-(D/E)XK nuclease family protein codes for the protein MGRKTKEELKEITKKYNVNRLWSWSKFNTYHNSPYEYYLKYIIKKPEDRQDCIYTTTGGMAHDIMESLYTGKIEYENMDSDFEDAWITANIAELKFDRNDSGKNKKISDKYYKNLKHFFNHHIMIPHKMQIEQFITALVGKNVFQGYIDACYKDKDGNYNILDWKTSSIYKGEKALNECGQLVVYAIGLHQMGVPFEKIKICWDFLKYVKVDCKQANGKWTTREIERCEIGSKLQSSAKMWLKKCGYEDKLIEYLDMLAQTNDINCLPQDVQANFVFHDCIVYVDLTQDLIDRWTADIINTIDKIENMENKYYESHDEMIFYDSPEQVAKQSYYFSTLCAYSPKLHKPYKLYLDKLESKKNGGSFFDGLGTDVKREKLSIENNTVEKEDLSWLEQL